Proteins co-encoded in one Kribbella solani genomic window:
- a CDS encoding SDR family NAD(P)-dependent oxidoreductase, which translates to MELGFKDVAVLVTGASSGIGRATAIAYGREGARVAITYNSRQDAAEAVVKEIEAAGGEGYAVPMDLGAPETIAAAARSVIEHWGGLDVVVANAVSWGTLGYDDRPEKIEDSKPEWWTQILRANLEGNYHLVQQVAPALRRSEQGRLVLISTDLAERGMAGSWAYGAAKAGLHGLAASLQCDLGADGVLVNVVLPGITLENGEHRAIPRPALDQIAAKFAARHLPETTELADAILFLTSPRTKSVQGQLLRVNGGDLLLG; encoded by the coding sequence ATGGAGCTGGGGTTCAAGGACGTCGCGGTGCTGGTGACGGGCGCATCGTCGGGGATCGGGCGGGCGACCGCGATCGCGTACGGGCGCGAGGGCGCCCGGGTGGCGATCACCTACAACTCGCGGCAGGACGCGGCCGAGGCGGTGGTGAAGGAGATCGAGGCGGCCGGCGGCGAGGGGTACGCGGTGCCGATGGATCTCGGCGCGCCGGAGACGATCGCGGCCGCGGCCCGGTCGGTGATCGAGCACTGGGGTGGCCTGGACGTGGTGGTCGCGAACGCGGTCAGCTGGGGCACGCTCGGGTACGACGACCGGCCGGAGAAGATCGAGGACTCCAAGCCGGAGTGGTGGACCCAGATCCTGCGGGCGAATCTGGAGGGCAACTACCACCTGGTCCAGCAGGTCGCGCCGGCGCTGCGGCGCTCGGAGCAGGGCCGGCTGGTGCTGATCTCGACCGATCTCGCGGAGCGTGGCATGGCCGGCTCCTGGGCGTACGGCGCGGCCAAGGCCGGACTGCACGGCCTGGCCGCGAGCCTGCAGTGCGATCTGGGCGCGGACGGTGTCCTGGTCAATGTCGTACTGCCCGGCATCACGCTCGAGAACGGCGAGCACCGGGCGATCCCGCGACCGGCGCTGGACCAGATCGCCGCCAAGTTCGCCGCCCGGCACCTGCCGGAGACGACCGAGCTCGCCGACGCGATCCTGTTCCTGACCTCGCCGCGGACCAAGTCGGTCCAGGGCCAGTTGCTCCGCGTCAACGGGGGCGACCTGCTGCTCGGATGA